The proteins below come from a single Holdemania massiliensis genomic window:
- a CDS encoding GNAT family N-acetyltransferase: MERFFLRPADKKEAETAMVLIDEAKGFLKAQGIDQWQTGYPDMKTICEDLSHGCGYFIADGSKTAAYLCIDFAGEASYEMLQGNWKSDCPYAVIHRMAISEAYRGQGIASIAFRLTEKLCIQKGFYSVRVDTDENNAIMRHVLSKNGFDYCGTIWFDNSVKYAYEKMLKRDAGDKGIV; encoded by the coding sequence ATGGAACGCTTTTTTTTACGACCAGCAGACAAGAAAGAAGCGGAAACGGCAATGGTGTTGATCGACGAAGCGAAAGGGTTTTTGAAAGCGCAAGGGATTGACCAGTGGCAGACCGGATATCCGGATATGAAAACCATCTGCGAGGATCTGTCGCATGGGTGTGGATATTTTATTGCGGACGGTTCCAAAACTGCGGCATATCTCTGCATTGATTTTGCAGGAGAGGCGTCTTATGAAATGCTACAAGGTAATTGGAAAAGTGACTGTCCATATGCGGTAATCCATCGTATGGCAATATCCGAGGCTTACCGGGGACAAGGTATAGCAAGTATTGCGTTTCGGTTGACTGAAAAGCTATGTATTCAAAAAGGATTTTACAGCGTTCGGGTCGATACCGATGAAAATAATGCGATTATGAGGCATGTTTTATCAAAGAATGGTTTTGACTACTGCGGGACGATATGGTTTGACAACAGTGTAAAATATGCTTATGAAAAAATGCTTAAGAGAGATGCTGGCGACAAAGGAATAGTTTAA
- a CDS encoding RNA polymerase sigma factor, with amino-acid sequence MEVNIKINGQALSVEVSVEVYECLDRADHKTENLAHEQRRHWDIREFDEYIAATEGRPPHQETPEEYVCRRETREEIMAVLESCTEAQRRRFLLYALDGLSYEQIARLDDCSKYAVRDSVEAARKKFQDFFKTRPHETPFSG; translated from the coding sequence ATGGAAGTCAACATCAAAATAAACGGACAAGCCCTGTCCGTGGAGGTCAGCGTCGAGGTCTACGAGTGTTTAGACCGGGCAGACCATAAGACGGAGAACCTTGCCCACGAACAGCGCCGCCACTGGGACATACGGGAGTTTGACGAGTACATAGCGGCCACGGAGGGCCGCCCGCCCCATCAGGAAACGCCGGAGGAATACGTCTGCCGCAGGGAAACGCGGGAGGAAATCATGGCCGTGCTGGAAAGCTGCACCGAGGCGCAGCGACGGCGATTCCTGCTCTACGCGCTGGACGGCTTGAGCTATGAACAGATCGCCCGGCTGGACGATTGCTCCAAATATGCCGTGCGGGATTCCGTGGAGGCGGCCAGAAAAAAGTTTCAAGATTTTTTCAAAACCAGACCCCACGAAACGCCGTTTTCGGGCTAA
- a CDS encoding phage replisome organizer N-terminal domain-containing protein, with amino-acid sequence MSDNRKYYYLKLKESYFDEDSIVLLESMQDGVLYSNILLKLYLKSLKHGGRLQLDEDIPYTAQMIATITRQQIGTVERALQIFLKLGLVELLDGGAYYMSNIELLIGQSSTEGERKRAARQQNRALLPARTNGGHLSDIRPPEIEIELEIEKEIERELKKGQPARAYGRYENVLLTDKELAELQAEFPTGWEKYVEKLSAYMESTGKRYKSHAATIRRWASEDSHKAASGAKGGGLPDYTYKEGESL; translated from the coding sequence ATGTCCGACAATCGAAAATACTACTACCTGAAACTGAAAGAGAGCTATTTTGACGAGGATTCCATCGTCCTGCTGGAAAGTATGCAGGACGGCGTTTTGTACTCCAACATTCTGCTGAAGCTGTACTTAAAATCGCTGAAGCACGGCGGCAGGCTTCAGCTTGACGAGGATATTCCCTACACGGCGCAAATGATAGCCACCATCACCCGCCAGCAAATCGGAACCGTAGAACGCGCCCTGCAAATCTTCTTGAAGCTGGGTCTTGTGGAGCTGCTGGACGGCGGCGCGTACTACATGAGCAACATTGAGCTGCTGATCGGCCAGTCCTCCACCGAGGGGGAGCGCAAGCGGGCCGCGAGGCAGCAAAACCGGGCGCTTTTACCGGCGCGGACAAATGGCGGACATTTGTCCGACATTCGTCCACCAGAGATAGAGATAGAGTTAGAGATAGAGAAAGAGATAGAGAGAGAGTTAAAAAAGGGACAGCCCGCCCGCGCCTATGGCCGCTATGAAAATGTTCTGCTGACGGACAAGGAGCTTGCCGAGCTGCAAGCGGAGTTTCCCACCGGCTGGGAGAAGTACGTCGAAAAGCTGTCTGCTTACATGGAATCCACCGGCAAGAGGTACAAGAGCCATGCCGCCACAATCCGGCGCTGGGCCAGCGAGGACAGCCATAAGGCCGCCAGCGGAGCAAAGGGCGGCGGCCTGCCTGATTACACCTACAAGGAGGGCGAGAGCTTATGA
- a CDS encoding recombinase family protein, which produces MRNDKITPLYERLSRDDELQGDSNSIVHQKDMLEEYARRNGFPNPTHFTDDGISGTRFDRPGFTAMMEEVEAGRVEAIIVKDMSRLGRDYLKVGQVMEILRQQGVRLIAINDGVDSDKGDDDFTPFRNIMNEFYARDTSRKIKSVFKAKGMSGKHMTGQVPYGYLWADEKREQWVIDDEAAAVVRQIFSLTMEGFGPYQISQLLTQQKIEIPSVHLARHGEGVNKTKTVIDPCGWCSSTIVQILKKREYLGHTVNFKTRKHFKDKKSHYVDESEWTIFENTHEAIIDQETFDNVQRIRANVRRYPDGYGEIHPLTGLMYCADCGGKMYVHRSYNGERIPQYTCAEYGKYPIGTRCTTQHRINASVVLTLIADMLKAIADYSKNDRAEFIKTVQEAQATQQATDITKKKRRLAAAQKRAGELEKLICKIYEDNALGRLPDARYAALDAQYAKEQDELSSEIDGLEKAISGFEQSKKSAEKFIALVEKYENFDTMTTTMLNEFVEKILVHERARKGSIETTQEVEIYFNFVGRYVPPHFGEVTLTPEEQEAMRKKEERKDRLHQNYLRRKASGKQKEYEDRIKTEKRRQMEAKKAALRAEDMAKGVFYIAGSVPQQEPQKGTLQGRAAGKLITQI; this is translated from the coding sequence ATGAGAAACGACAAAATTACCCCATTGTACGAGAGATTGAGCCGCGACGACGAGCTGCAAGGCGACAGTAATTCCATCGTCCATCAAAAGGATATGTTGGAGGAATACGCCCGGCGCAACGGCTTTCCCAACCCTACCCACTTTACGGACGACGGCATTTCTGGAACCCGCTTCGACAGACCCGGCTTTACGGCCATGATGGAGGAAGTCGAGGCCGGGCGCGTGGAGGCAATCATCGTCAAGGACATGAGCCGGTTAGGGCGCGACTACCTCAAAGTGGGCCAAGTCATGGAGATACTACGGCAGCAAGGCGTCCGGCTGATCGCCATCAACGACGGCGTTGACAGCGACAAGGGCGACGACGATTTTACCCCGTTCAGAAATATCATGAACGAGTTTTACGCCCGTGACACCAGCCGGAAAATCAAGTCCGTTTTCAAGGCTAAGGGCATGAGCGGCAAGCATATGACCGGGCAAGTCCCCTATGGCTACTTATGGGCCGACGAGAAGCGGGAACAGTGGGTAATCGACGACGAGGCCGCCGCCGTTGTCCGGCAAATCTTTAGTTTGACAATGGAGGGCTTTGGCCCCTACCAAATCTCCCAGCTGCTTACCCAGCAGAAAATCGAAATTCCGTCCGTCCATCTGGCGCGGCACGGCGAGGGCGTGAACAAAACCAAGACGGTAATAGACCCCTGCGGCTGGTGTTCGTCCACCATCGTTCAAATCCTCAAAAAGCGCGAATACTTAGGGCATACGGTGAACTTCAAGACCCGCAAGCATTTCAAGGACAAGAAAAGCCATTACGTGGACGAAAGCGAATGGACGATTTTTGAGAACACCCACGAGGCCATCATCGACCAAGAAACCTTCGACAACGTGCAGCGAATCCGGGCCAACGTCCGGCGCTACCCGGACGGCTACGGGGAGATTCACCCATTGACCGGCCTCATGTACTGCGCCGATTGCGGCGGCAAGATGTACGTCCACCGCTCCTACAATGGCGAGAGAATCCCACAGTACACCTGCGCCGAGTACGGCAAGTACCCCATCGGGACGCGCTGCACCACGCAGCACCGAATCAACGCCAGCGTGGTATTGACCTTGATTGCCGATATGCTAAAGGCTATCGCGGACTACTCCAAGAACGACCGGGCCGAGTTTATCAAGACCGTGCAAGAGGCACAGGCGACGCAGCAGGCTACCGACATCACCAAGAAAAAGCGGCGGCTTGCGGCGGCGCAGAAGCGGGCCGGGGAGCTTGAAAAGTTGATTTGCAAAATTTACGAGGACAACGCTTTAGGCCGTCTGCCAGACGCCAGATACGCCGCCCTTGACGCGCAGTACGCCAAGGAGCAGGACGAGCTTTCCAGTGAGATTGACGGGCTGGAAAAGGCAATCAGCGGCTTTGAGCAGAGCAAGAAATCGGCGGAAAAGTTTATCGCCCTTGTGGAGAAATACGAGAACTTCGACACCATGACGACCACCATGTTAAATGAGTTTGTCGAGAAAATCCTTGTGCATGAACGCGCCCGCAAGGGCAGCATAGAAACCACACAGGAGGTTGAAATCTACTTCAACTTTGTGGGCCGCTATGTGCCGCCCCACTTTGGGGAAGTCACCCTCACCCCGGAGGAACAGGAGGCCATGCGCAAGAAAGAGGAACGCAAGGACAGGCTGCACCAGAACTATCTGCGCCGCAAAGCCAGCGGCAAGCAAAAAGAATACGAGGACAGGATAAAGACCGAGAAGCGGCGGCAGATGGAGGCCAAGAAAGCCGCCCTCCGCGCCGAGGATATGGCAAAAGGCGTGTTCTATATCGCAGGCAGCGTACCGCAGCAGGAGCCGCAGAAAGGCACGTTACAGGGCCGCGCCGCAGGTAAACTTATCACACAAATTTAG
- a CDS encoding ATP-binding protein, with protein MRDELERMMDGIAAAATPAPEDYTDPATGLLFCGKCHTAKQCRVMLFEMERLMPCLCQCEKERREAAEAARREQERLDRIRRLKATALQDRALLAYTFAGDDGQNPAMKYARRYVEHFAAMKERGQGLLLWGGVGTGKTFAAACIAHALTEQAVPVLMTNFSKILNSLSGMFSEDRNRYLASFHHFSLLIIDDLGIERNSEYALEQVYNVVDSRYLSRLPFIITTNLPLAELQAPKDLAHARIYDRVLERCTPICFNGPNYRKGNAAANKDEAARLLND; from the coding sequence ATGAGGGACGAGCTGGAAAGAATGATGGACGGTATCGCGGCGGCAGCGACGCCCGCGCCGGAGGACTACACCGACCCGGCAACCGGCCTGTTATTTTGCGGCAAGTGCCACACGGCCAAACAATGCCGCGTGATGCTTTTCGAGATGGAGCGGCTTATGCCCTGTCTCTGCCAGTGCGAAAAGGAGCGCCGGGAGGCAGCGGAGGCCGCCCGCAGGGAGCAGGAACGCCTTGACCGAATCCGCAGGCTGAAAGCGACGGCCCTACAAGACCGGGCGCTATTGGCCTACACCTTCGCCGGGGACGACGGTCAGAACCCGGCCATGAAGTACGCCCGGCGCTATGTGGAACACTTTGCCGCCATGAAAGAGCGCGGACAGGGGCTTTTGCTTTGGGGAGGCGTAGGAACCGGCAAGACCTTTGCCGCCGCCTGTATCGCCCACGCACTCACCGAGCAGGCCGTCCCTGTGCTGATGACAAACTTCTCAAAGATACTCAACAGCCTATCGGGAATGTTCAGCGAGGACAGGAACAGGTATCTTGCCAGCTTTCACCATTTCAGCCTGTTAATCATCGACGATTTAGGGATTGAGCGCAATTCAGAATACGCGCTGGAACAGGTTTACAACGTGGTTGACAGCCGCTATTTAAGCCGCCTGCCATTCATCATCACGACGAATCTACCGCTTGCCGAGCTGCAAGCGCCGAAAGACTTAGCACACGCCCGGATTTATGACCGTGTTCTCGAACGCTGCACCCCGATATGCTTCAACGGCCCTAACTACCGCAAGGGCAACGCCGCCGCCAACAAAGACGAGGCCGCCCGGCTTTTGAACGACTAA
- a CDS encoding cysteine-rich VLP domain-containing protein, giving the protein MNRQREAIPIMDYGQYRRARRLVRACCNYDGGNCIALDDGDECVCVQSISYSLLCRWFRAAVLPLDRELETALLHRAEAKRCAVCGALFVPASNRAKYCPECAGRMKRIGAAQRKRKQRLKCHALGIEKGP; this is encoded by the coding sequence ATGAACAGGCAGCGTGAAGCAATCCCCATCATGGACTACGGACAGTATCGTCGGGCGCGGCGGCTTGTGCGCGCCTGCTGCAACTACGACGGCGGGAACTGTATCGCGCTGGACGACGGGGACGAGTGCGTTTGCGTCCAGAGCATTTCCTATTCCCTGCTCTGCCGTTGGTTCCGGGCCGCCGTCCTGCCGCTGGACAGGGAGCTTGAAACGGCCCTGCTTCACCGGGCCGAGGCCAAACGCTGCGCCGTCTGCGGGGCGCTATTCGTCCCCGCCTCCAACCGGGCCAAGTATTGCCCGGAGTGCGCCGGACGCATGAAGCGAATCGGGGCCGCCCAGCGCAAGCGGAAACAACGGCTGAAATGTCACGCTTTAGGCATTGAAAAAGGCCCATAA
- a CDS encoding transposon-encoded TnpW family protein, with translation MNNEQTSTAAISATAADTAPITREDAPALVKKIGKTTYKVRVHFSTTSTETMSDKIKRMLRNEIQQM, from the coding sequence ATGAACAACGAACAGACCAGCACCGCCGCCATCAGCGCCACCGCCGCAGACACCGCACCCATCACGCGGGAGGACGCGCCCGCCCTTGTCAAGAAAATCGGCAAGACCACCTACAAGGTGCGCGTCCATTTCAGCACCACCAGCACCGAAACCATGAGCGACAAAATCAAGCGCATGTTGCGGAATGAGATTCAGCAGATGTGA
- a CDS encoding sigma-70 family RNA polymerase sigma factor, whose amino-acid sequence MTIINLKRYYYPLVKTDVFVEVPDEIADALLHLRREENNRKSKMFYHKAYFSLDCEDGIENDAIGWAQPSPEDYMIQAEEEAAHELLLEHLREAIDQLTPTQARRLHMRYMLEMKYREIAEAEGIGQTQASDSVRRAVKKLQKYFKKKKWTREDNF is encoded by the coding sequence ATGACAATTATCAATCTGAAACGCTACTACTACCCCCTTGTCAAGACGGACGTTTTCGTGGAAGTGCCGGACGAGATAGCCGACGCCCTGCTCCATCTGCGACGGGAGGAAAACAACCGCAAAAGCAAGATGTTCTACCACAAGGCGTATTTCTCCCTCGACTGCGAGGACGGTATCGAGAATGACGCCATCGGCTGGGCGCAGCCGTCGCCGGAGGACTACATGATACAGGCCGAGGAAGAAGCGGCGCATGAGCTTTTGTTGGAACATCTGCGGGAAGCCATCGACCAGCTTACCCCCACGCAGGCCCGCCGCCTGCACATGCGTTACATGCTGGAAATGAAATACCGGGAGATTGCCGAGGCCGAGGGAATAGGCCAGACACAGGCCAGCGATTCCGTGCGCCGGGCCGTGAAGAAGCTGCAAAAGTATTTCAAGAAAAAGAAGTGGACAAGGGAGGACAATTTTTGA
- a CDS encoding LysR family transcriptional regulator encodes MELKYLRTFRTIIDEGGFSKAAEKLNYTQSTITFQMNQLERDLSTILFEKIGRKMVLTKAGEHLIPYVDEILLSVDKLSFLGERLSECQGDIQIGVGESLLCYKLPTILKEFHKQAPKARLFLRSMNCYDIRNELFSGGLDLGIFYEDVGGFGSNLTVKRLGDYPVVLVASTEIKNRYPDFVTPDRTIPTPLIINEQNCIFRQIFEQYLRDKSIILDHTIELWSIPTIKNLVKNDVGVSFLPEFTVKEELNCGELEIIPTDISGTKITAVCAHHKNKWISPLMQLFLNLCDKFTCGAAL; translated from the coding sequence ATGGAACTTAAATATTTAAGAACATTTCGCACAATTATTGATGAAGGCGGTTTTTCTAAAGCTGCTGAAAAGCTGAATTATACGCAATCTACAATTACGTTTCAGATGAATCAGCTTGAACGTGATTTATCCACAATTTTATTTGAGAAAATTGGTAGGAAAATGGTTTTGACAAAGGCAGGAGAACATTTGATTCCTTATGTAGATGAAATTCTCCTGTCTGTGGATAAGTTGTCTTTTTTAGGCGAACGTTTATCAGAATGCCAAGGAGATATACAGATTGGTGTTGGTGAAAGTTTGCTATGTTACAAGCTCCCCACCATTTTGAAGGAATTTCACAAGCAAGCGCCGAAAGCCCGTTTGTTCCTGCGCTCTATGAATTGTTATGATATTCGAAATGAGCTTTTCAGCGGGGGATTAGATTTAGGCATATTTTATGAAGATGTGGGAGGATTTGGCTCAAATCTTACGGTTAAGCGTTTAGGTGATTATCCGGTCGTTTTGGTAGCGTCAACCGAAATAAAAAACAGATACCCGGATTTTGTGACACCTGACAGAACGATTCCGACCCCGCTCATCATCAATGAACAGAATTGTATATTTCGACAAATTTTTGAACAATATCTTCGTGATAAATCAATTATTCTCGACCATACGATTGAGTTGTGGAGCATTCCAACAATCAAAAATCTTGTTAAAAACGATGTGGGCGTTTCCTTTCTCCCCGAATTTACAGTAAAAGAGGAATTAAATTGTGGTGAATTGGAGATAATTCCAACCGATATTTCAGGTACAAAAATTACTGCCGTTTGCGCACACCACAAAAACAAATGGATCAGCCCACTCATGCAACTGTTTCTAAATTTGTGTGATAAGTTTACCTGCGGCGCGGCCCTGTAA
- the mobQ gene encoding MobQ family relaxase, translated as MSHTGRNTRCAAIPSHAARLSPPERRQATIAIYHCTIKIIKRSEGRSAVAAAAYRSGQKLTNEWDGQTHDYTHKGGIVHSEILLPAHAPPAFQDRSTLWNSVEEIEKSGKAQLAREIEIALPAELDRAAQLALVRAYVRDNFVVAGMCADFALHDKGDGNPHAHIMLTMRPLEQSGEWGAKCRKEYDLDERGQRIPDSKGGWKNHRADTTDWNEKDKAEQWRAAWAEYANRALEQTGRPERIDHRSYKRQGVEQLPTVHLGVAATRMERRGIATDKGNVNRQIAADNKLLKEIKARVTRLYNWSKEQAAKPQGKESVMAQLWQARQEMSQPATRYGKVKALKESAALFNFLQANGITSMQQLYEKVEAMNGAYYDLRAQITSAERRLAALTERLELWAQYEQHKGTRRQLDSLKPGKREKFAERHGPELALFESAARYLNGLKATGEAVTPKQWRAEADTLTAKKDALYQEMRAMREEVKAVEQLRKAAEQLAKTEQSRRKEQER; from the coding sequence GTGAGCCACACGGGACGGAACACCCGCTGCGCGGCTATTCCGTCCCATGCGGCCAGATTATCCCCACCCGAAAGGAGGCAGGCGACCATAGCAATCTATCACTGTACCATCAAAATCATCAAGCGCAGCGAGGGCCGTTCAGCCGTTGCCGCAGCCGCCTACCGCAGCGGCCAGAAGCTAACCAACGAATGGGACGGCCAGACCCACGACTACACCCACAAGGGCGGTATCGTCCATTCGGAAATCCTGCTACCGGCCCACGCGCCCCCGGCGTTTCAAGACCGCTCCACCCTCTGGAACAGCGTGGAGGAAATCGAGAAATCCGGCAAGGCGCAGCTTGCGCGGGAAATTGAAATCGCCCTGCCCGCCGAGCTTGACCGGGCGGCCCAGCTTGCCCTTGTCCGGGCCTACGTCCGGGATAACTTTGTCGTCGCCGGAATGTGCGCCGACTTTGCGCTCCACGACAAGGGGGACGGCAACCCACACGCCCATATCATGCTTACCATGCGGCCATTGGAGCAATCCGGCGAATGGGGCGCGAAGTGCCGCAAGGAGTACGACCTTGACGAGCGCGGCCAGCGAATCCCCGACAGCAAAGGCGGCTGGAAGAACCACCGCGCTGATACCACCGATTGGAACGAAAAAGACAAGGCTGAACAGTGGCGGGCGGCGTGGGCCGAGTACGCCAACCGGGCGTTGGAGCAGACCGGCAGGCCGGAGCGAATCGACCACCGCAGCTACAAACGGCAAGGCGTGGAACAGCTGCCCACCGTCCATTTAGGCGTGGCCGCCACCCGCATGGAGCGGCGCGGGATTGCCACCGACAAGGGGAACGTCAACCGGCAGATTGCCGCCGACAACAAGCTCTTGAAAGAGATTAAGGCCCGCGTGACGCGCCTCTATAACTGGTCTAAGGAGCAGGCCGCGAAGCCGCAGGGCAAGGAAAGCGTTATGGCGCAGCTATGGCAGGCCCGGCAGGAAATGAGCCAACCGGCGACCCGGTACGGCAAAGTGAAAGCCCTCAAAGAGAGCGCCGCCCTGTTCAATTTCTTACAGGCCAACGGCATTACTTCCATGCAACAGCTCTATGAAAAAGTCGAGGCCATGAACGGCGCTTACTACGACCTACGGGCACAAATCACCAGCGCCGAGCGCCGCCTTGCCGCCCTCACGGAACGGCTGGAACTATGGGCGCAATACGAGCAGCACAAGGGAACCCGCCGCCAGCTTGACAGCCTAAAGCCCGGCAAGCGTGAAAAGTTTGCGGAGCGCCACGGCCCGGAGCTTGCCTTATTCGAGAGCGCGGCCCGTTATCTCAACGGCCTAAAGGCCACCGGCGAGGCCGTGACGCCCAAACAATGGCGGGCCGAGGCCGACACCCTCACCGCGAAGAAAGACGCCCTCTATCAAGAAATGCGGGCCATGCGGGAGGAAGTCAAGGCCGTGGAGCAGCTGCGCAAGGCCGCCGAGCAGCTTGCCAAAACCGAACAATCCAGACGAAAGGAACAGGAACGATGA
- a CDS encoding DUF3847 domain-containing protein — translation MNLPEEKQKVETQLRQLQNRQKILLNKKANAERRERTHRLIERGAILESAFPAVAAMTGEQVKAFLLSLSRLPGAGEAAGKSAKTGNAR, via the coding sequence TTGAACTTGCCGGAAGAAAAGCAAAAGGTTGAAACACAGCTGCGCCAGCTCCAAAACCGCCAGAAGATTTTACTTAACAAGAAAGCGAACGCCGAGCGCCGGGAACGGACGCACCGCCTGATTGAGCGCGGGGCCATTCTGGAAAGCGCCTTTCCCGCCGTGGCCGCCATGACCGGCGAACAAGTCAAGGCGTTCCTGCTTTCCCTCTCCCGCCTGCCGGGAGCCGGAGAAGCCGCCGGAAAATCAGCGAAAACCGGGAACGCGCGATAG